One stretch of Sinomonas terrae DNA includes these proteins:
- a CDS encoding trimeric intracellular cation channel family protein, with the protein MGFEAAAVFDVVDLVGVLANGILGGAVARQLRFDPIGFLVLAVLSALGGGMMRDTLLQHGFPVALTNPAYLVTAVLGAAVAFLVRLDGVWATRVLLVVDSLSLGCWSATGTAKALGVGLGWLPAMLLGLLTAVGGGMVRDIAVGRLPAIFGGNTLYATGALIGSAEMALLYPLGQQNLGFGLAIVTGSAVSLVARRRGWRLPEPVELRLGALPGLRWSRRRPDDDRTDESQVD; encoded by the coding sequence GTGGGGTTCGAGGCGGCGGCAGTGTTCGACGTCGTCGACCTCGTCGGCGTGCTGGCCAACGGCATCCTCGGGGGTGCGGTCGCGCGGCAGCTCCGCTTCGACCCGATCGGGTTCCTCGTGCTCGCGGTGCTCTCGGCGCTCGGCGGCGGAATGATGCGCGACACTCTGCTCCAGCACGGCTTCCCGGTGGCGCTGACCAACCCTGCCTACCTTGTGACGGCAGTGCTCGGAGCGGCCGTGGCATTCCTCGTGCGTTTGGACGGGGTCTGGGCCACGCGGGTGCTCCTCGTCGTCGACTCCCTCTCGTTGGGCTGCTGGTCGGCGACTGGAACGGCGAAAGCGCTCGGAGTCGGTCTGGGGTGGCTGCCCGCTATGCTGCTGGGTCTGCTGACTGCCGTGGGCGGCGGAATGGTGCGGGACATCGCCGTCGGGCGCCTGCCTGCCATCTTCGGCGGCAACACGCTCTATGCCACGGGAGCCCTCATCGGCAGCGCCGAGATGGCGCTGCTGTATCCGCTCGGCCAGCAGAATCTGGGCTTTGGCCTTGCGATCGTGACCGGCTCGGCCGTCAGCCTCGTGGCCCGCCGTCGGGGTTGGAGGCTGCCGGAGCCGGTGGAATTGAGGCTCGGGGCGCTGCCCGGGCTCCGGTGGTCGCGCCGTCGTCCGGACGACGACCGGACGGACGAGAGCCAAGTGGACTGA
- a CDS encoding DedA family protein, translated as MPDLTSLLSGSGPWLIGIVAVIMFIESGLLFPFLPGDTLLFSLGVLGPHLPLPLPVLVLVAAVAAIAGNEVGYLIGKAVGRRWFREDARILKLKHLESAEAFFARYGGRALALARFVPVARTYTPLVAGAARYPRKRFLGWNVLGAATWTVAVALVGVWLGNVEFIAKNIDILATLLVLVSVAPLGIEALRRRAKARREPAPVAVESDVD; from the coding sequence ATGCCTGACCTGACCTCACTCCTGTCCGGCTCGGGTCCATGGCTGATCGGGATCGTCGCGGTCATCATGTTCATCGAGTCCGGTCTCCTGTTCCCATTCCTTCCCGGGGACACCCTTCTCTTCTCGCTCGGTGTCCTCGGCCCACACCTGCCGCTGCCGCTCCCGGTGCTGGTTCTGGTCGCGGCCGTGGCTGCGATCGCCGGGAACGAGGTCGGCTACCTGATCGGAAAGGCCGTCGGGCGCCGGTGGTTCCGCGAGGACGCCCGCATCCTCAAGCTCAAGCACCTCGAGAGCGCGGAGGCCTTCTTCGCCCGTTACGGCGGCCGCGCGCTCGCCTTGGCCCGCTTCGTCCCGGTGGCCCGGACCTACACGCCCCTTGTCGCAGGGGCGGCGCGGTACCCGCGCAAGCGGTTCCTCGGATGGAACGTGCTCGGCGCCGCCACTTGGACGGTCGCAGTCGCCCTCGTGGGAGTGTGGCTCGGCAACGTCGAATTCATCGCCAAGAACATCGACATCCTCGCCACGCTCCTGGTCCTAGTCTCCGTGGCCCCACTCGGCATCGAGGCGCTCCGCCGGCGGGCTAAGGCCCGCCGCGAGCCCGCTCCGGTTGCCGTCGAGAGCGACGTGGACTGA
- a CDS encoding DedA family protein, giving the protein MGAVVDVILGMPPLLAYVLVFVFVFAEDALFVGFVIPGETAAVLGGVIASQGKASVWLMAPLVVLAAIAGDSVGYEVGKHLGPRLLDSKPLRKHRRKLDNAQDFLRRRGGWAVFLGRFVAFFRAVMPALAGASRMRYLLFLPFNALGGLVWGVGYVLLGFLAGASYEAVAKAAGRDVTAVIVVLAIIAVVVWRVRKARRERREERGEPAAES; this is encoded by the coding sequence ATGGGTGCTGTCGTCGACGTGATCTTGGGAATGCCTCCGCTGCTCGCATACGTGCTTGTGTTCGTCTTCGTCTTCGCGGAGGACGCCCTGTTCGTCGGATTCGTCATTCCGGGCGAGACGGCTGCCGTGCTGGGAGGCGTGATTGCCTCTCAGGGGAAGGCCAGTGTCTGGCTCATGGCGCCGCTCGTGGTTCTCGCCGCGATCGCGGGTGACTCCGTCGGGTACGAGGTCGGCAAGCACCTGGGCCCGCGCCTTTTGGACTCGAAGCCCCTGCGCAAGCACCGCCGCAAGCTCGACAACGCCCAGGACTTCCTCCGTCGACGAGGAGGATGGGCTGTGTTCCTCGGCCGGTTCGTGGCCTTCTTCCGAGCCGTCATGCCCGCTCTCGCCGGCGCCTCCCGGATGCGCTACCTGCTCTTCCTGCCGTTCAACGCCCTCGGCGGCCTGGTCTGGGGTGTTGGCTACGTGCTCCTCGGATTCCTCGCCGGGGCCTCCTATGAGGCCGTCGCCAAAGCAGCGGGCCGCGACGTCACCGCCGTCATCGTCGTCCTGGCGATCATCGCCGTCGTCGTCTGGCGGGTCCGCAAGGCACGGCGGGAGCGCCGCGAAGAACGGGGCGAGCCTGCCGCCGAGTCCTGA